A window of Kineococcus sp. NBC_00420 genomic DNA:
GGCTCGCCCGCCTCGACGCCGAGGGCCAGTTCGCCGAGGGCGGCGAGTCCGGCCGCCACGACCGGGAGTGAGGAGAGGTCCTCCAGCCGGGTCGCCGTGGGGACGGCGAGCTCCGCGGCCTGCAGGGCGTCGAGGACGGTGCCCCGCCCGGAGGTGGTGCCCGCGACACCCCCGGAGGCGACGTCGAGGCAGTCGGCGAGCTCCTCGGGCTCACCGGCCCACTCCTCCGTCTCCCCGAGGAACATCAGGTAGGACGTCCACGCGACGCGGCTCTCGTCCACGAGTTCCTGGGCGTCGAGCTCGTTGTGCTCGGCCACCGCGGGGACGATCTCGGTGAAGAGTTCCTGCAGCTCCTCGGGGTGGAACCGGCGCGCGGCGGCCGGGGTCAGGTCGAGCTCCAGGGACAGGACCAGCCAGCCCAGGGACTCCATGAGCCTCGCCTCGAGGTCACCGACCTCCAGGGGTGCTTCGCCGGCCTCGGCGTCGTCGAGGAGCTCGGCTTCCAGGAAGCGCCGGAACGGCACCTGCAGGTCGCCGAGGACCTTGCCACCGGCCCGCAACGGGGACATCTGGGTGCCGGTGACGGCCCGCTGCGCGGGGTGGCCGTGGGACTTCTTCTTCTTCGGCACGGGTACCTCTGGGCCGGGGACGGTCGGAGGCCCCAGCGTAGTGGTGGCCCGCGGCGCCACCTCCGCGACGGCGTGGCGCTTCAGCCGGCGGTGCGGACGTCGAGCGCCTCGACCTCGGTGAACCCCAGCCGCGCGTACACCCGGGCGGCGCGGTCGTCGTCGGGTTGCAGGTGGGCCAGTGCGGCGCCCCGGGCGAACGCGCGCCCGAGCAGCCAGGACGACAACCCCGCCGCGATCCCCCGCCGCCGGGCCGCGGGGAGGACGGCCACCCCCGCCAGCAGCACCGCCGGCCCGGCCCGGCCGTCGGAGCGCACGGTGTGGGCGCTCGCCACGGGGACCCCGTCGAGGTGGGCGATCGCGACCTCGACGCGCCCGTTCGCGAGCAGCCCGCCGAGCCACTCCCGGGCCGCCCCGGGCGGGCCGCCGAAGGCCGCGACGTCGATGGCCACGACGGCGTCCAGGTCCCCCGGCTGCCCCGCGGACGCGGTCCGCACCGAGGTCCCGGCCGGGACGCCGACCGGCCGGAAGCTCGCGGGCCACAGGCCCGCGAGGCGTTGACGGACGATCGGTTCCCCGCCCGGCCACCCGGGCGGCCAGGGCGTCGAGGCCGGCAGCCGCCAGGCCCACGGGGTCGCGCGGGCCGCGAACCAGGCCGCGACGGCGAGGGGGTCGGTCCGGGCGGGGTCGTCCAGGTCGGCCGCGTTGTACTGGGCGAAGTCCGTTCCGCTGCAGGCGGTCCGGGCCCCGCCGAACTCGGCGTGGGCGCCACCGGGCCGGCCGCCGGAGCTCACGGCCCAGGCGTCGGCGTGGGCGGTGTGCACGAGCGGTCCGGGGATCTCCACGGGCACAGCCTGTGCGACGCTGGCGCCGTGGACCAGCGCGTTTCGCAGTGGTGGGCCGAGGCCGACGCACGAACCCGGCGCGCGGTCGCCGGGATCGCCGACGGCCAGCCCCTCCCTCCGCACCTGGCGTGGTCGTTGCAGGCGGCCGGGTTGCACGCCCCCTCGATCGGACAGGGGGCCTACGCCCAGCCCCCGGAGTTCGCCGCGGCTCTCGGGGAACTGCGGGCGGAACCCGGCTGATCGCCCCCACCTGCCCGTGGTGGTGGTGCAGCGCGGTCACGCGGTCCGTGGTCGTTCGGCGGCGGTGATCACCGGGTCGTCGTCGGCGGCGTCCCAGCCGAGCTCGCGGGCGGCGACGTCGGTGGCGTAGAAGGACGAGTTCCCCGTCGGGGCGGACCGCCAGGGAACTCCCGGGTGGAACCGCGCCGCGAGTTCGGCGGTCGGGACCGGGCTGACGGTGCGGGCGCCGACGACGTTGGCCACGACGTGCCCGGGCCGGCGGCGTCCCAGCGCGCGCAGGCACGCCGCGGAGGCCGCGGCGAAGGACACCCAGCCCCAGAGGTCCTTGCGCCGCTCGGCCTCCCGTCCCGGGTCGTCCTGCCCGTACCGCTCGCGCAGGCCGTGGAAGCGGAGACTGGTGAGGACCGCCGCGCGACGGCGACGGGCGAAGGCGTCGGCCGCCTGCTCGCCGAGGAACTTGGAGATCGCGTAGGGGTCCTCGCTGTAGCTGGGGTGGGACTCCTCGACCGGGAACCAGTCGTAGCGGGGGGCGGCGCTGAACGCGGCGCCGGTGGCGTTGACGCTGGAGGCCAGGCAGACATGCTCCACCCCGGCGGTCTCGGCGGCCAGCAGCACCGCCAACGTGCCGCCGACGTTCAGCGAGAGGACGTCGTGCGGGTCGTGCCCGAGCGGGCTCGGCCGGGCGGCGAGGTGGACTACGCCACCCGCCCCCGCGAAGGCCTCGGCCAGGGCGACCGGGTCGGTGACGTCCACGGAGCAGGGCTCGACGCCCTCGGACTCCGGCACGGCTCGTCCGGTGTCCAGGGCGAGGACCTCCCACCCGGCCCGGACCGCGCGCGGGACCAGCCGCGCACCCAGCGCCCCGCCGGCGCCCGTCACCACCAACCGTCTGCTCACCGGCCCATCCCACCGCCTCGGCGGGGGGAGCGCACCCGGGTGCGGCCGGGGTCAGACGAGGCGACGCTCGGAGTGGTTCAGCCGCACCCGCAG
This region includes:
- a CDS encoding GNAT family N-acetyltransferase; the encoded protein is MEIPGPLVHTAHADAWAVSSGGRPGGAHAEFGGARTACSGTDFAQYNAADLDDPARTDPLAVAAWFAARATPWAWRLPASTPWPPGWPGGEPIVRQRLAGLWPASFRPVGVPAGTSVRTASAGQPGDLDAVVAIDVAAFGGPPGAAREWLGGLLANGRVEVAIAHLDGVPVASAHTVRSDGRAGPAVLLAGVAVLPAARRRGIAAGLSSWLLGRAFARGAALAHLQPDDDRAARVYARLGFTEVEALDVRTAG
- a CDS encoding NAD-dependent epimerase/dehydratase family protein, producing the protein MSRRLVVTGAGGALGARLVPRAVRAGWEVLALDTGRAVPESEGVEPCSVDVTDPVALAEAFAGAGGVVHLAARPSPLGHDPHDVLSLNVGGTLAVLLAAETAGVEHVCLASSVNATGAAFSAAPRYDWFPVEESHPSYSEDPYAISKFLGEQAADAFARRRRAAVLTSLRFHGLRERYGQDDPGREAERRKDLWGWVSFAAASAACLRALGRRRPGHVVANVVGARTVSPVPTAELAARFHPGVPWRSAPTGNSSFYATDVAARELGWDAADDDPVITAAERPRTA